The Cellulophaga lytica DSM 7489 nucleotide sequence TCATTCTCCATTTTAGAGCTGCTAATGTACCTTTCTGTTGGTTTAAAGGAGTTACTAAACTCTTGGTCACAACTTGTTAAAAATATATCTACATCAATATCTCTAGATTCAGATACAGAGATGTTTAATTCTATATCTGTTCCTTTAATTAAGTCTTGTTCTAATTGTTTACCAGTAATTTCTATATAACCAATAGATAAACCAGAGCTAGGTAAACCATTACCATCACCTTCTACAATATTAATTTGTAATTTTTCATCACTATCTTTTAAAATAGTTTTGGAGGCAGATTTGTAAATTGTTTTTTTAAGAGGAAGAACAGTGTTTTTATTAAAAATAGCTTCAAGCCTTGTTACACTATACTGTATATCATCTATCTCTAAACAAATATCATTAGGTAGTAATTGTCCTTGTATGTTGTATTTGCCTTGGTTAATATGTATGTCATCTGTAGAAAAAAGAACTTCTTGTTGCGTATTGTAAATTTTTAAATTAAAGGTGTTTACTTGTCCTTCTAATAAATCTACAAATACATTTACATTGTTTTCTAGTGTAACAAGTCCGGTATCATAACCACCATCTTTTCTTGTAATACGGTAAAAACCTTGTGTAGGCTTATGTAGTGTAAATGCAATTAGCTCTTCTGCATCTTTTGTGTTTTTTTCAAAAATTAAATTAACAAGAGGTTGCTTTTCACTGGTTGCCGCTGTAGTAGTGCTAGTTGGTTGACTAATTTTTTCTTGTTTTAATGTAGATATTTTTGTGCCAGCATAATATGCAGCGCCAATGCCTACAGCTGCAGTAGGGTCTACACTAGTATCTATAGCAATTTTTAGGTTATTTTGCACTTGTTCTCTAACATACGGTATAAGCGTACTGCCGCCAACCATAATAATTTTTTCTACATCTGTATTGGCTAGGTTATTATTGTTAAGTATTTTTTTAGAAAAATTAATAGTGTGTTCTACCAAAGGAGCAAGTAAATTATTAAAATCTGCTCTGCTAACCTCTACACTGGTGTAAATATCTTTGTCTGGGTAATCTATATCTATTTCTGTGGTTTCAAACCTAGAGAGTTCTTTTTTTGCTTCTTCTGCTCTAAATAAGAGTTCAAAATATAATTTTTGTAGCGGATTGTTAGGCTCTTTAAACTTGTCCAAAAGTTTGGTTTCATTTAAAATAGGTTCTAATTTAGGAACAAGAAGTTTTTCAATTATTAGGTTGTCTATGTCCATACCTCCTAAAAAGTTATCACCTTCATTGTCCAAAACATTCATTTCTCTCTGGTTAATCTCTAACAAGGCAACATCAAAAGTACCACCGCCAAAATCATATATAAGCCATTTTTTTGTATCGCTTAATTCTAAATTGTTTTTATTGGCAAAGGCTAAACTGGCAGCAATAGGTTCTTGCAGTAAATACACTTCTTTAAAACCCGCTTGCTGGCCAGCGGTTTTAGTTGCGTTAGATTGTATGGTGTCAAAAGAAGATGGAATAGTAATAACCGCTTCATGTAACTCTTCTCCTGTATGTATAAAGTTTTTAAGTTCTTTTAATACATAAGCGCTAAGCTCTATAGGAGATACATCTTTGTTGATACTTTTAGCAAAGTAACGGTCTGTAGTACCCATTTTTCTTTTAAAACAGGTAAAAACATTTAAGGGATCTTTCTCTAATAAATCTCTGGCTTTATCTCCAACTAAAATTCTACTACCTCTAAAGGCAACAGCAGATGCAAGGGTTTGTTTTTGACCAATAGGGTTTTTAAAAACCTCTAATAATCCGTTTTCATATTTAGCAATTAAACTATTTGTTGTACCTAAGTCTATTCCAAAATTTACTGTTTTCATACTTACTTATTCTACTATTGCTACCCCTTTTTGTATTATTATTAGTTGGTCATTCTCTTTTTTGTAAATAATAGGTTTTAACACCTTCGTAATTTTAGATTCTGGTCCCAAACTATTCATTAAAGTAGCGTCAATATCGGTTCTAGATTCTGAAAACTTTTCGCCTAACGGATTTTTTATAAAAAAACCTTGTTCTTCAATATCATGAAATAAACGTTTTAGGTTTCTGTTAAACAAAGTAATATTATTTTTTATACTTTTTTGTTCAATCTCGTAAAGCTGATTCAGAATTTCTTTCATTGTAATATTTATTTATAGAAGTAACGTTTTAATACACAAATACGTATGTTGCCAAAGATTATTATCTTTAACAAATGCAAAACCAACCACAATCCTTTTCTATTAAGAATTGGTCTAACGATGATAAACCTAGAGAAAAATTATCACAAAAAGGAAAATCTGTATTGTCTGATGCGGAACTTATAGCAATATTAATTGGCTCTGGAAGCAGAAATGAAAGTGCTGTAGAACTATCTAAAAGAATATTAGGCTCTGTAAATAATAATTTAAACGACTTAGGAAAGCTATCTATAAATCAGCTAATGCAGTTTAAAGGTATTGGAGAGGCAAAAGCAATTACTATTACCGCAGCTTTAGAAATAGGCAGACGTAGAAGAGAAGAAGGAGAAAAAAAGGTGGAGAAAATAGGAAGTAGTAAAGATGTTTTTAACTTGTTACAACCTGTGCTAGGAGAATTACCGCATGAAGAATTTTGGATTATTTACCTTAATAACTCCAATAAGGTTATACACCAAGCACAACTAAGTAAAGGTGGTATAACTGGTACTTTAGTAGATGTAAGGTTGGTGTTAAAACAAGCCTTAGAAATAGGAGCAATAGGCTTAATTTTGGCACATAACCACCCGTCTGGAGGCCTAAAACCAAGTACTGCAGATAAGCAAATTACAGAGAAACTAAAAAATGCAGCAGCAGCTTTAGATATGAAAGTTTTAGACCATATTATTATTACTCAAAGAGAATACTTTAGCTTTGCAGATGATAATTTATTGTAAAATAAAAACATACACTATATAAATAGCTAAAATCCAAAATGTTACTAATCTACACACATAAAATAACACCACGTTTCACGTATATAATGAAACACCTTTTTGGTAAAATATTGGGAGTAGAGGTTACATTAACAACTAAAGTAGAAGATTTTATAAAGCACTCTGGAGCTAAAATTACGTACAGTAAGCAACCATTACAAAACGAATTTTTTATACGTAGTAATGATTTGCTGTACCAACAAGGAATAACAGATTTAGAGATTAATATTGGAGATTGGGATGGCACACCTTGTTTTTTTGCTACTGGAGAACGTAGTAACATTCCGTTTGATGTTTTTGCAGCAAGTTTTTACTTAATTTCTAGGTATGAAGAGTATTTGCCACACGTTAAAGATGAGCACGGTAGGTACCCTGTAAAAGATAGTTTAGCATACAAATACAATTTTTTAGAGCAACCTGTAGTAGATATTTGGATGTATAAAGTGCTAGATGCTTTACTAGTACAATTTCCAGATTTAGTCTATAAAAAAAGAGCTTACCAGTATACATCTATAATAGACGTAACCACATCTCATTGTTATGCCCATAGAGGAATTATGCGTAGCTTGGGAGGTTTGTTTTTAGATGTATTTACCTTAAAATTTAAGCGAGTTTTTCAGAGAGTATCTGTATGGTTTAACCCCAAAAAAGATCCTTATAATAATTTTGATTACCTTATAAATTTACACAAAGCAAATACTGTAAAAAGTATGTTCTTTTTTCAGTTTGCAAACTATTCTACTTTTGATAAAAATGTATCTACCACAAACAATAAGTTTAAATACTTAATTAAATCTGTGGCAGATTATAGTGTTGTGTCTTTAGCGGCATCTTACAATTCTTTTTCTAACTTAGAAATTTTAAAAGAAGAAAAACGCAAATTAGCAGCTGTAATTAACAGACCTATAAAATATGTGCGTTTTAGATACAATAGGGTAGAAATACCCGCAACATATAAGGCTTTGGTAGATGCAGATTTTAGAGAAGATTTTACAATGGGTTATACGCATTGTATGGGGTTTAGGGCAGGTACTTGTTCCCCTTTTTCTTTCTATGATATCCATTTAGAGTCTCAGCAGCCAATAAAAATTCATCCGTTTGCTGTGCACAATTATTCACTTATTACGTTAAAAAACGAAAAAGCAATTTTTAAAAAGTTAGATGCTTTGTACCACCAATTGCATAAAGTTAATGGTACGCTGGTTACCATATTTTCTAACGAATTGCTAGGCGGTAAACAGCGTTTTAATTGGATGAATATATACGAAACAATACTAAAAAAATACAATGTATAAAGAATTAGTAACCGATGTTTTTTTTGATCTAGATCACACACTTTGGGATTTTGAAAAAAACTCTGCACTTACATTTACCAAAATATTAGAAGATAATAAAATTGGTGTTAAAGTTGAAGATTTTTTAACTGCATACGTGCCAATTAATCATCAGTACTGGAAATTGTTTAGAGAAGAAAAAATATCCAAAGCAGATTTGCGTTTTCAACGATTGCAAACCACCTTTAACTCCATAAACTACAAGGCAACAGATGCAGAAATTAATTTACTTGCAGCAGAGTATATTAATCATTTATCATCTTACAACCACTTATTTCCTTATGCTATAGAAATTTTGCAACACTTAAAACCAAACTATAAATTACACATTATTACAAATGGTTTTCAGGAAGTGCAAAACAAAAAAATAAAAAACGCTAAGTTACACACCTTTTTTGATGTGATAATTGATTCAGAAATGGCAGGTGTAAAAAAACCAGACCCTTATATTTTTGAGCTTGCTTTGCAAAAAGCTAATGCAAAACCAGAACAATCCTTAATGATAGGTGATAGTTTAGAGGCAGATATTTTAGGAGCAAAATCGGTAGGTTTACATGCGCTTCATTTTAATGCTCACCAAGAGCCATTACATAACCATTGTAGCATAATTAACTCTTTAGATGAAATAAAAATGTATTTGTAGAGTTATGTTTTTACCATTGTTACACAAATACTTAAAAATGAAAAGTCCCCACTATTTATTTGCTGTTCTATTTTTGTGTTTATCATTTGTGTCTTGTATAGATGAACAAGACTTTAACCAAACTGATGATATTATTATAGAACCTACTGTAGAAGCCAGTATATTTTACTTTGAAACTACAGAAGATTTAATAAATTCTAACCCTTCATCATTCTATACAAACGATTTTAATTTTGATGCCTTTAAGGAGGATTATATATCAGACCGTGTTATAGAGTGTACTATTACATATCAATTAGAAAATACAACAAGTAAACCTGTTAGTGTGGTTATAGAGCTTATTGATGATGGTGGTAATGTATTAGATACTACAGTTTTAAATATCGGAGCAGAATCTGCTACAACTACAGATTTAGATGTGCTTTATGGTGGTACAGGTAAACCATTAGATATTATAAGAAATACTTCTGCTTTGCGTTTATCTGCTCAAAATTTAGGAGATAATACAAGCGTATCTAGCAATGCCGACCCAAAACTAATTTTTAGATCTAGTGCTAAATTAAAAATTGGTGTAAGATGATAAATAGATATGCAACACTTTTGTTTTTTGTGTGTGCCACATTTGGTTTTTCGCAAAATAAGCAAATAATGTACGACTTTAAAGAGGTGCCACAAGCTATGCTTTTAAATCCGGGTATAGAAACAGGTTTAAATATGTATGTTGGTGTGCCCTTATTGTCTGGTATTTCTTTTCAGGCAGGATCTAGTGGTGCTTCTGTAAACGATTTTTTTGCTAATGATGGTTTAGATATAAACGATAAAATTAGAGAACGTGCATTGTATGGTATGAAACCATCTGATGATTTAAGCGGTACTTACCACTTAGAAATTTTAAACGTTGGATTTAGAAGCAGAAAAAATCCAGATAATTTTTACTCTTTTGGTATTTATAATGAAGGTGATGCTATTGGGTATTGGTTTAAAGATTATGCCATTTTAGGTTTTGAGGGAAATGCAGACAGGTTAAATCAAAGGTTTGATTTGTCTCACTTAAAAACAAGAGGAGAAATGGTAAACGTTTTTCATTTTGGTGTAAATAAGCGTGTAAACAACAGACTTATAGTAGGTGCAAGAGCTAAATTATACTCAAGCATTTTTTCATTTAAATCTACTAAAAATAAAGGGTATTTTGTAACCACAGAAGGTCAAAATAACTTATTAGCCTCTACTTTAGTTGCAGATATGCAACTGCAAACATCTGGTTTAAATAGCATAGAAGAAGCTAATGACAATGGTAATTTAGGTAGTGTTATTACAAAAAGAGGTTTGTTGGGCGGAGATTTAGGTGTTGGTGTAGACTTAGGGTTTACCTACCAATTAAACAGAAACACAACAGTTACTGCTAGTATTTTAGACTTAGGTTTTATAATGAATTCTACAGATGTTAAAAATTATACTTTAAAAGGACAAGCTACAGTAGAAGGCGTAGAGGT carries:
- a CDS encoding DUF5723 family protein, with the translated sequence MYDFKEVPQAMLLNPGIETGLNMYVGVPLLSGISFQAGSSGASVNDFFANDGLDINDKIRERALYGMKPSDDLSGTYHLEILNVGFRSRKNPDNFYSFGIYNEGDAIGYWFKDYAILGFEGNADRLNQRFDLSHLKTRGEMVNVFHFGVNKRVNNRLIVGARAKLYSSIFSFKSTKNKGYFVTTEGQNNLLASTLVADMQLQTSGLNSIEEANDNGNLGSVITKRGLLGGDLGVGVDLGFTYQLNRNTTVTASILDLGFIMNSTDVKNYTLKGQATVEGVEVILPDALADPSRDFWQDLVDEVDGLIPYEENQDSYISFRPTKLYGSIRYNFGEQDRSMQDCDCKAGGSKGSLGFPNAVGGQLYVINRPRGPQVALTGFYQRNFGKAISLKTTYTVDKFSYTNIGFGANLNLGPVNLYAMADNLIAYKNLAASQYASFQLGINVISWR
- a CDS encoding Hsp70 family protein, giving the protein MKTVNFGIDLGTTNSLIAKYENGLLEVFKNPIGQKQTLASAVAFRGSRILVGDKARDLLEKDPLNVFTCFKRKMGTTDRYFAKSINKDVSPIELSAYVLKELKNFIHTGEELHEAVITIPSSFDTIQSNATKTAGQQAGFKEVYLLQEPIAASLAFANKNNLELSDTKKWLIYDFGGGTFDVALLEINQREMNVLDNEGDNFLGGMDIDNLIIEKLLVPKLEPILNETKLLDKFKEPNNPLQKLYFELLFRAEEAKKELSRFETTEIDIDYPDKDIYTSVEVSRADFNNLLAPLVEHTINFSKKILNNNNLANTDVEKIIMVGGSTLIPYVREQVQNNLKIAIDTSVDPTAAVGIGAAYYAGTKISTLKQEKISQPTSTTTAATSEKQPLVNLIFEKNTKDAEELIAFTLHKPTQGFYRITRKDGGYDTGLVTLENNVNVFVDLLEGQVNTFNLKIYNTQQEVLFSTDDIHINQGKYNIQGQLLPNDICLEIDDIQYSVTRLEAIFNKNTVLPLKKTIYKSASKTILKDSDEKLQINIVEGDGNGLPSSGLSIGYIEITGKQLEQDLIKGTDIELNISVSESRDIDVDIFLTSCDQEFSNSFKPTERYISSSKMENEIRVVTQKIEQEKAKPEYAENYELLQKFKTIEHALIELQIQLTLLADTDVTDAKFKIDNEKRSLIQQFDLLTRHKELDNDIEEYKTSVLAVKQSLSENNSEYYTAQFNKVIANEKSFINSGNKYLIRSKIEELRVIRNAIFTADESNFIGPFFHYKTLDNYPDQQKANMLIAEGDKALENKQYKVLKQVVYQLASMLPDDTPKTSFNNQDKTGLS
- a CDS encoding polysaccharide deacetylase family protein, which codes for MLLIYTHKITPRFTYIMKHLFGKILGVEVTLTTKVEDFIKHSGAKITYSKQPLQNEFFIRSNDLLYQQGITDLEINIGDWDGTPCFFATGERSNIPFDVFAASFYLISRYEEYLPHVKDEHGRYPVKDSLAYKYNFLEQPVVDIWMYKVLDALLVQFPDLVYKKRAYQYTSIIDVTTSHCYAHRGIMRSLGGLFLDVFTLKFKRVFQRVSVWFNPKKDPYNNFDYLINLHKANTVKSMFFFQFANYSTFDKNVSTTNNKFKYLIKSVADYSVVSLAASYNSFSNLEILKEEKRKLAAVINRPIKYVRFRYNRVEIPATYKALVDADFREDFTMGYTHCMGFRAGTCSPFSFYDIHLESQQPIKIHPFAVHNYSLITLKNEKAIFKKLDALYHQLHKVNGTLVTIFSNELLGGKQRFNWMNIYETILKKYNV
- the radC gene encoding RadC family protein, producing MQNQPQSFSIKNWSNDDKPREKLSQKGKSVLSDAELIAILIGSGSRNESAVELSKRILGSVNNNLNDLGKLSINQLMQFKGIGEAKAITITAALEIGRRRREEGEKKVEKIGSSKDVFNLLQPVLGELPHEEFWIIYLNNSNKVIHQAQLSKGGITGTLVDVRLVLKQALEIGAIGLILAHNHPSGGLKPSTADKQITEKLKNAAAALDMKVLDHIIITQREYFSFADDNLL
- a CDS encoding YjjG family noncanonical pyrimidine nucleotidase, producing the protein MYKELVTDVFFDLDHTLWDFEKNSALTFTKILEDNKIGVKVEDFLTAYVPINHQYWKLFREEKISKADLRFQRLQTTFNSINYKATDAEINLLAAEYINHLSSYNHLFPYAIEILQHLKPNYKLHIITNGFQEVQNKKIKNAKLHTFFDVIIDSEMAGVKKPDPYIFELALQKANAKPEQSLMIGDSLEADILGAKSVGLHALHFNAHQEPLHNHCSIINSLDEIKMYL